From the Serratia nematodiphila DZ0503SBS1 genome, one window contains:
- a CDS encoding c-type cytochrome — protein MKAFVPALVLSAVSFSVWAQDATVSSELIKRGEYLARAGDCVACHTDGKNGKTFAGGLAMETPIGTIYSTNITPDKKTGIGDYSFEDFDNAVRKGVAKNGSTLYPAMPYPSFALVKEDDMRAMYAYFMHGVQPVEQANKDSDIPWPLSMRWPLSIWRGMFAPSPADFVADAKADPVIERGRYLVEGLGHCGACHTPRSITMQEKALSNSESDDYLSGSNAPIDGWVASSLRGDRKDGLGSWSEAELTEFLKTGRNDKAIVFGGMSDVVEHSLQYLSDDDLTAIARYLKSLPPKDGKQQAAPVEDSVAKDLWRGDDSKPGAALYVDNCAACHRTDGVGYKRAFPSLKGNPVVQTEDATSLIHIVLTGNTTPAVQGAVSNITMPPFGWRLNDQQVADVVNFIRSSWGNSAKPVSASDVADVRKDRSMIRDEKEMGSAEVPDHPDAKK, from the coding sequence ATGAAAGCATTTGTACCGGCACTGGTTCTCAGTGCAGTGAGTTTTTCCGTTTGGGCGCAGGATGCCACCGTCAGCAGCGAGCTGATCAAGCGCGGCGAGTACCTGGCGCGCGCCGGTGACTGCGTGGCCTGCCATACCGATGGCAAGAACGGCAAAACCTTCGCCGGCGGCCTGGCGATGGAGACGCCGATCGGCACCATCTACTCGACCAACATCACGCCGGACAAGAAAACCGGCATCGGCGATTACAGCTTCGAGGATTTCGACAACGCGGTGCGTAAGGGCGTAGCCAAAAACGGCAGCACCCTGTACCCGGCGATGCCGTACCCGTCGTTCGCGCTGGTGAAAGAGGACGACATGCGCGCCATGTATGCCTATTTCATGCACGGCGTGCAGCCGGTGGAACAGGCCAACAAGGACTCCGACATCCCGTGGCCGCTGTCGATGCGCTGGCCGCTGAGCATCTGGCGCGGCATGTTTGCGCCGTCGCCGGCGGACTTCGTTGCCGACGCCAAGGCCGATCCGGTGATTGAACGCGGACGCTACCTGGTGGAAGGCCTGGGCCACTGCGGCGCTTGCCATACCCCGCGCAGCATCACCATGCAGGAAAAAGCGTTGAGCAACAGCGAAAGCGACGACTACCTGTCCGGCAGCAACGCGCCGATCGACGGTTGGGTGGCTTCCAGCCTGCGCGGCGACCGCAAGGATGGCCTGGGCAGCTGGAGCGAAGCCGAGCTGACCGAGTTCCTGAAAACCGGCCGTAACGACAAGGCGATCGTGTTCGGCGGCATGAGCGACGTTGTGGAGCACAGCCTGCAATACCTGAGCGACGACGATCTGACCGCCATCGCGCGCTACCTGAAATCGCTGCCGCCGAAAGACGGCAAGCAGCAGGCGGCGCCGGTCGAAGACAGCGTGGCCAAGGATCTGTGGCGCGGCGACGACAGCAAGCCCGGCGCGGCGCTGTATGTCGATAACTGCGCGGCCTGCCACCGCACCGACGGCGTGGGCTACAAGCGCGCCTTCCCGTCGCTGAAGGGCAATCCGGTGGTGCAGACCGAGGACGCGACTTCGCTGATCCACATCGTGCTGACCGGCAACACTACGCCGGCGGTGCAGGGGGCGGTATCCAACATCACCATGCCGCCGTTTGGCTGGCGTCTGAACGATCAGCAGGTGGCGGACGTGGTGAACTTCATCCGCTCCAGCTGGGGCAACAGCGCCAAACCGGTGAGCGCTTCCGACGTGGCCGACGTGCGCAAAGACCGCTCGATGATCCGCGACGAGAAGGAGATGGGCAGCGCCGAGGTGCCGGACCATCCGGACGCGAAGAAGTAA
- a CDS encoding GMC family oxidoreductase codes for MATVMKKVDAVIVGFGWVGAIMAKELTEAGLNVVALERGPMRDTYPDGSYPQVIDELTYNIRRKLFQDLSKSTVTIRHNSSQTAVPYRQLAAFLPGTGVGGAGLHWSGVHFRVDPIELRMRSHYEERYGKNFIPKDMTIQDFGVTYDELEPFFDKAEKVFGTSGTAWTIKGQKVAQKGGNRFAPDRSDDFPLPAQKNTYSAQLFEKAALEVGYHPYNLPSANTSDSYTNPYGAQMGPCNFCGFCSGYACYMYSKASPNVNILPALRMEKRFELRTNANVLKVNLTDDKSRATGVNYVDAQGREIEQPADLVILGAFQFHNVHLMLLSGIGKPYDPVTGEGVVGRNFAYQNMTTIKAFFDKDVFTNPFIGAGGNGVGVDDFNADNFDHAKEGFVGGSPFWVNQAGTKPISGLPTPPGTPAWGSKWKAAVADAYTHHVSMDAHGAHQSYRNNYLDLDPNYKNVFGQPLLRMTFDWQENDIKMAQFMYDKMAPIAKAMNPKLIAGSPKNANSHFDTTSYQTTHMNGGAVMGEDPKTSAVNRYLQSWDVHNVFSIGASAFPQGLGYNPTGTVAALAYWSARAIREQYLKNPGPLVQA; via the coding sequence ATGGCAACGGTAATGAAAAAAGTAGACGCGGTGATCGTCGGCTTCGGCTGGGTGGGCGCGATCATGGCCAAAGAGCTGACCGAGGCCGGCCTCAACGTGGTGGCGCTGGAGCGCGGCCCTATGCGCGACACCTATCCGGACGGTTCTTACCCGCAGGTGATCGACGAGCTGACCTATAACATCCGCCGTAAGCTGTTCCAGGATCTGTCGAAAAGCACCGTCACCATTCGCCATAACAGCAGTCAGACCGCGGTGCCTTACCGCCAGCTGGCGGCGTTCCTGCCGGGCACCGGCGTCGGCGGCGCCGGCCTGCACTGGTCGGGCGTGCATTTCCGCGTCGATCCGATCGAACTGCGCATGCGCAGCCATTATGAAGAGCGTTACGGCAAAAACTTCATTCCGAAGGACATGACCATCCAGGACTTCGGCGTGACTTACGACGAGCTGGAGCCGTTCTTCGACAAGGCGGAGAAAGTGTTCGGCACCTCCGGCACCGCCTGGACCATCAAAGGGCAGAAAGTGGCGCAGAAGGGCGGTAACCGCTTTGCGCCGGATCGCTCCGACGACTTCCCGCTGCCGGCGCAGAAAAATACCTACTCCGCTCAGCTGTTCGAGAAAGCGGCGCTGGAGGTGGGTTACCACCCTTACAACCTGCCGTCCGCCAACACCTCGGATTCTTACACCAACCCGTACGGCGCGCAGATGGGCCCGTGCAACTTCTGCGGTTTCTGCAGCGGCTACGCCTGCTACATGTATTCCAAGGCCTCGCCGAACGTCAACATCTTGCCGGCGCTGCGCATGGAGAAACGCTTCGAGCTGCGCACCAACGCCAACGTGCTGAAGGTCAACCTGACCGACGACAAATCCCGCGCCACCGGCGTGAACTACGTCGATGCGCAGGGCCGCGAGATTGAACAGCCGGCCGATCTGGTGATCCTGGGCGCGTTCCAGTTCCACAACGTGCACCTGATGCTGCTGTCCGGCATCGGCAAGCCTTACGATCCGGTGACCGGCGAAGGGGTGGTCGGGCGCAACTTCGCCTACCAGAACATGACCACCATCAAGGCGTTCTTCGATAAAGACGTGTTCACCAACCCGTTCATCGGCGCCGGCGGCAACGGCGTGGGCGTGGATGACTTCAACGCCGACAACTTCGATCACGCCAAAGAAGGCTTCGTCGGCGGTTCGCCATTCTGGGTCAACCAGGCGGGCACCAAGCCGATCTCCGGCCTGCCGACCCCGCCGGGCACCCCGGCCTGGGGCAGCAAGTGGAAAGCGGCGGTGGCGGATGCCTATACCCATCACGTCTCGATGGACGCCCACGGCGCGCACCAGTCGTACCGCAACAACTATCTGGATCTCGATCCCAACTACAAGAACGTCTTTGGCCAGCCGCTGCTGCGCATGACGTTCGACTGGCAGGAAAACGACATCAAGATGGCGCAGTTCATGTACGACAAGATGGCGCCGATCGCCAAGGCGATGAACCCGAAACTGATCGCCGGCAGCCCGAAAAACGCCAACAGCCACTTCGATACCACCAGCTACCAGACTACCCACATGAACGGCGGTGCGGTGATGGGGGAAGATCCGAAGACCAGCGCGGTCAACCGCTATCTGCAGAGCTGGGACGTGCACAACGTGTTCTCGATCGGCGCATCGGCCTTCCCGCAAGGGCTGGGCTACAACCCGACCGGCACCGTGGCGGCGCTGGCTTACTGGTCTGCCCGCGCCATTCGCGAGCAGTATCTGAAAAACCCAGGCCCATTGGTGCAGGCATAA
- a CDS encoding gluconate 2-dehydrogenase subunit 3 family protein, with protein sequence MSNHKTNNSRRDFLLKSMTLIPAAVIGGSGVGTLTAPTPAVAASNTSTQNDYQPTFFTPEEWAFIKAAVARLIPADDRGPGALEAGVPEFIDRQMNTPYATGSIWYMQGPFNPDVPKEMGYQLPLVPKQIYNLGIADADAYSKKTAGKPFAELDGAQQDALLQKFESGEAEFQQLPSKLFFSYLLQNTREGFFSDPIHGGNKDMVGWKLINFPGARADFMDWVERGERYPFPPVSIRGERG encoded by the coding sequence ATGTCGAATCATAAAACCAACAATTCGCGGCGCGATTTCTTGTTGAAATCGATGACCTTAATTCCTGCGGCGGTAATTGGTGGCAGCGGCGTTGGCACGCTGACGGCACCGACACCGGCGGTCGCAGCCTCGAACACCTCAACGCAGAACGATTACCAACCGACCTTTTTCACCCCGGAAGAGTGGGCCTTCATCAAGGCAGCCGTCGCGCGCCTGATCCCGGCCGACGATCGCGGCCCCGGCGCGCTGGAAGCCGGCGTGCCGGAGTTTATCGATCGCCAGATGAATACCCCGTACGCCACCGGCTCCATCTGGTACATGCAGGGGCCGTTCAACCCCGATGTGCCGAAGGAGATGGGCTATCAGCTGCCGCTGGTGCCCAAGCAAATCTACAACCTCGGCATCGCAGACGCCGACGCCTACAGCAAGAAAACCGCCGGCAAGCCCTTCGCCGAACTGGATGGCGCGCAGCAGGACGCTCTGCTGCAAAAGTTCGAGTCCGGCGAGGCGGAGTTCCAGCAACTGCCGTCGAAACTGTTCTTCTCCTATCTGCTGCAAAACACCCGCGAAGGTTTCTTCAGCGATCCTATCCATGGCGGCAACAAAGACATGGTGGGTTGGAAGCTGATTAATTTTCCGGGCGCGCGCGCCGATTTTATGGACTGGGTTGAGCGAGGGGAGCGTTATCCCTTCCCGCCGGTCTCGATTCGTGGGGAGAGGGGCTAA
- a CDS encoding transglycosylase SLT domain-containing protein, whose protein sequence is MKTKIGCLTAILLLSGCAKDPQTASNISGSGTTRGGWLKPPPQAPVNRTGTPVAYNDYIRQAASNYGVDETLIKAIIQVESGFNPNVVSTSNAVGLMQLKASTAGRDAYRMKGRSGQPSSRELKDPAVNIDLGTAYINILQSQQLAGINNPQTLRYATIVSYVNGAGAMLRTFSSDKRVAVNRINQMSPDEFYQHIQKKHPAPQAPRYLWKVTTAYQAMSQ, encoded by the coding sequence GTGAAAACAAAAATAGGTTGCCTTACGGCAATTTTACTTTTGTCGGGGTGCGCCAAAGACCCGCAAACGGCAAGCAATATTTCAGGCAGTGGCACAACGCGCGGCGGTTGGTTAAAACCCCCTCCGCAGGCACCGGTAAACCGCACGGGCACCCCGGTTGCTTATAACGATTACATTCGTCAGGCGGCCAGCAACTATGGCGTTGACGAAACGCTGATTAAAGCGATTATTCAGGTGGAGTCCGGGTTTAACCCGAACGTGGTCAGCACCTCGAACGCAGTGGGATTGATGCAGCTTAAGGCTTCTACCGCCGGCCGCGACGCCTATCGCATGAAGGGACGAAGTGGGCAACCCAGCTCGCGTGAGCTGAAGGATCCGGCGGTCAATATTGATCTGGGAACGGCCTATATCAATATTCTTCAAAGCCAGCAGCTAGCCGGAATCAACAATCCACAGACTTTGCGTTACGCCACCATCGTTTCGTACGTGAACGGGGCGGGCGCCATGTTGCGCACCTTCTCCTCGGACAAGCGCGTGGCGGTCAATCGCATCAATCAGATGAGCCCGGATGAGTTTTATCAGCACATCCAGAAAAAGCACCCGGCACCGCAGGCGCCGCGCTATTTGTGGAAGGTGACCACCGCCTATCAGGCGATGTCGCAGTAA
- the ghoS gene encoding type V toxin-antitoxin system endoribonuclease antitoxin GhoS, producing the protein MSQSATSCFVVTFRYQEEGLTDLAKLTGQLTREGFVTSVTDENGVHHELGSNSFAFITVLDQEDVLRLAQGFGQLALGKQPEVAICSCEDYLQRLHTDT; encoded by the coding sequence ATGAGTCAATCTGCAACAAGCTGCTTTGTGGTGACTTTTCGCTATCAGGAAGAGGGATTAACCGACCTGGCGAAGCTGACCGGGCAATTGACGCGCGAGGGTTTTGTCACGTCGGTGACAGACGAAAATGGCGTTCACCACGAACTCGGCAGCAACAGTTTTGCGTTCATAACCGTGCTGGATCAAGAGGATGTACTGCGCCTGGCGCAGGGGTTCGGGCAGTTGGCATTGGGAAAACAGCCGGAGGTGGCGATATGCAGCTGTGAGGACTACCTTCAGCGGTTACATACTGATACATAA
- a CDS encoding metal ABC transporter substrate-binding protein — MPLISCAFRRSRPSRSAALLRPFTLACLLLGAALVSQNALAEKKLRVVTTFTIIQDIAQNVAGDAAVVESITKPGAEIHDYQPTPRDIVKAQHADLILWNGMNLERWFQRFFENIKQVPAAVVTEGITPLPIREGPYNGNPNPHAWMSPSNALVYIENIRKALVAHDPANAETYNRNAKAYAEKIGALDAPLRERLARIPAAQRWLVTSEGAFSYLAQDYQLKEVYLWPINADEQGSPQQVRRVIDAVRAHHIPVVFSESTISDKPARQVAKETGAKYGGVLYVDSLSTRDGPVPTYIDLLNTTVQTIAKGFDQ; from the coding sequence ATGCCATTGATAAGTTGCGCTTTTCGTCGCAGTCGCCCTTCCCGCTCTGCCGCATTGTTACGCCCTTTCACGCTCGCCTGCCTGCTGCTCGGCGCCGCCTTGGTCAGCCAAAACGCGCTGGCGGAAAAAAAGCTGCGCGTGGTGACCACCTTCACCATCATTCAGGATATCGCCCAGAACGTGGCCGGTGACGCCGCCGTGGTGGAATCGATCACCAAGCCGGGCGCCGAGATCCACGACTATCAACCGACTCCGCGCGACATCGTCAAGGCACAGCACGCCGACCTGATCCTGTGGAACGGCATGAACCTGGAGCGCTGGTTCCAGCGTTTCTTCGAAAACATCAAGCAGGTGCCGGCGGCGGTAGTCACCGAAGGCATTACCCCGCTGCCGATCCGCGAAGGGCCCTATAACGGCAACCCGAACCCGCATGCCTGGATGTCGCCAAGCAACGCGCTGGTGTATATCGAGAATATCCGCAAGGCGCTGGTGGCGCACGATCCGGCCAATGCGGAAACCTATAACCGCAACGCCAAGGCCTACGCAGAGAAAATCGGCGCGCTGGACGCCCCGCTGCGCGAACGCCTGGCGCGCATTCCGGCCGCACAGCGCTGGCTGGTGACCAGTGAAGGCGCCTTCAGCTACCTGGCGCAGGACTATCAGTTGAAAGAGGTTTATCTGTGGCCGATCAACGCCGATGAGCAAGGCTCGCCGCAGCAGGTGCGCCGGGTGATCGACGCCGTGCGCGCCCACCATATTCCGGTGGTGTTCAGCGAGAGCACCATTTCCGACAAGCCGGCCAGGCAGGTGGCGAAAGAAACCGGCGCCAAATACGGCGGCGTGCTGTACGTGGACTCGCTGTCCACTCGCGATGGCCCGGTGCCGACCTACATCGACCTGCTCAACACCACCGTGCAAACCATCGCCAAAGGATTCGATCAATGA
- a CDS encoding manganese/iron ABC transporter ATP-binding protein gives MTHEPFARPELNVDDVTVTYNNGHTAIHNASFTLSGGSICALVGVNGSGKSTLFKSIMGLVRPTAGQVSLSDKPVADALKKNLIAYVPQTEDVDWNFPVLVEDVVMMGRYGKMNFLRIPSREDRLRVDKALERVGLSELRGRQIGELSGGQKKRVFLARALAQQGTVLLLDEPFTGVDVKTENAIIELLRALRDEGHLILVSTHNLGSVPEFCDRVILINRTVLAAGPTETTFTQSNLEQAFGGVLRHINLSGPDLHDDNDPRTVTVLTDDERPAVFYGHTKSDPPANSQAREKQS, from the coding sequence ATGACCCATGAACCGTTTGCCCGCCCTGAGTTGAACGTGGACGACGTCACCGTAACCTACAACAACGGGCACACCGCCATCCACAACGCCAGCTTTACCCTGAGCGGCGGTTCGATCTGTGCGCTGGTCGGCGTCAACGGCAGCGGCAAATCGACGCTGTTCAAAAGCATCATGGGCCTGGTCAGGCCCACCGCCGGCCAGGTGTCGCTGAGCGACAAGCCGGTGGCGGACGCGCTGAAAAAGAACCTGATCGCCTACGTGCCGCAGACCGAAGACGTCGACTGGAACTTCCCGGTGCTGGTGGAGGACGTGGTAATGATGGGTCGCTACGGCAAGATGAACTTCCTGCGCATTCCGTCACGTGAGGACAGGTTGCGGGTCGACAAGGCGCTGGAGCGCGTCGGCCTGAGCGAGCTGCGCGGCCGGCAGATCGGCGAGCTGTCCGGCGGCCAGAAGAAGCGCGTATTTCTGGCGCGCGCGCTGGCGCAACAGGGCACGGTGCTGCTGCTGGATGAGCCTTTCACCGGCGTGGATGTGAAAACCGAGAATGCGATTATCGAGCTGCTGCGCGCGCTGCGCGACGAGGGCCATCTCATTTTGGTCTCCACCCACAACCTCGGCAGCGTGCCGGAGTTTTGCGATCGGGTGATCCTCATCAACCGCACGGTGCTGGCCGCCGGCCCGACCGAGACCACCTTCACCCAGAGCAACCTGGAGCAGGCGTTCGGCGGCGTGCTGCGCCATATCAACCTTTCCGGCCCGGATCTGCACGACGACAACGATCCGCGCACCGTCACGGTGTTGACCGACGATGAACGCCCGGCGGTGTTCTACGGCCACACCAAAAGCGATCCGCCGGCCAACAGCCAGGCCAGGGAGAAACAATCCTGA
- the yfeC gene encoding iron/manganese ABC transporter permease subunit YfeC translates to MLDLLLQPFSYNYMVKAIWVSAIVGAACAFLSAYLMLKGWSLMGDALSHSVVPGVAGAYALGLPYAAGAFFTGMLAALAMTLVRHITRLREDAIIGFIFSTFFAVGLLIVSLNPTSVNVQSIIFGNILGIADEDVLQVEIIIGVSLLILCLVWKDLLAVFFDESHAVSIGLSPLKLKILFFTLLSACTVAALQTVGAILVIAMVITPGATAYLLTDRFSRLLIIAIIIGALTSGIGAYLSFFLDGATGGVIVTLQTLVFLAAFFFAPKHGLLASRRRVAHSQTGGR, encoded by the coding sequence ATGCTGGACCTTCTGCTGCAACCTTTCAGTTACAACTACATGGTGAAGGCCATCTGGGTCAGCGCCATCGTCGGCGCCGCCTGCGCGTTCCTGTCCGCCTACCTGATGCTGAAAGGGTGGTCGCTGATGGGCGATGCGCTGTCGCACTCGGTGGTGCCCGGCGTGGCCGGCGCCTACGCCCTCGGCCTGCCCTATGCCGCCGGCGCCTTCTTCACCGGCATGCTGGCGGCGCTGGCGATGACGCTGGTGCGCCACATCACCCGGCTGCGCGAAGACGCCATCATCGGCTTTATCTTCTCCACCTTCTTCGCCGTCGGCCTGCTTATCGTGTCGCTCAACCCCACCTCGGTCAACGTACAGTCGATCATCTTCGGCAATATCCTCGGCATCGCCGACGAAGACGTGCTGCAGGTGGAAATCATCATCGGCGTTTCGCTGCTGATCCTGTGCCTGGTGTGGAAAGATCTGCTGGCGGTGTTCTTCGACGAAAGCCACGCGGTGTCGATCGGCCTGTCGCCGCTGAAGCTGAAGATCCTGTTCTTCACCCTGCTCAGCGCCTGCACCGTCGCCGCGCTGCAAACCGTCGGCGCCATTCTGGTAATCGCCATGGTGATCACGCCGGGCGCCACCGCCTACCTGCTGACCGACCGCTTCAGCCGGCTGCTGATCATCGCCATCATCATCGGCGCATTGACCAGCGGCATCGGCGCCTACCTGAGTTTCTTCCTCGACGGCGCCACCGGCGGGGTGATCGTCACCCTGCAAACGCTGGTATTCCTGGCGGCGTTCTTCTTCGCGCCGAAACACGGCCTGCTGGCATCCCGGCGCCGCGTGGCGCATTCGCAAACCGGAGGCCGCTGA
- a CDS encoding metal ABC transporter permease: MDTLYQLLSEPFAYPFMQRAIVAAIVTGVVCAVLSCYLVLKGWSLMGDAISHAVLPGIVVAFVVGIPLAIGAFLSGIFCAVATGYLKENSRVKEDTVMGIVFSGMFAFGLVLFSRIDTDQHLSHILFGNMLGITDGELKQTLLIAGITLAVVLLKRKDFMLYCFDPHHARVIGLPVKLLHYGLLCLLAMTIVASLQAVGVILVIAMLIAPGIIAFMLCRRFDRMLMVATVVSVFSCVLGTLVSFHIDGATGPCIVIVQAALFVIALLYSKLRPLQGNPNASIGS; the protein is encoded by the coding sequence ATGGACACCCTGTATCAACTGCTCAGCGAACCCTTCGCCTACCCGTTCATGCAGCGGGCGATCGTCGCCGCCATCGTTACCGGCGTGGTGTGCGCCGTGCTCTCCTGCTATCTGGTGCTCAAGGGCTGGTCGCTGATGGGCGACGCCATCTCGCACGCCGTCTTGCCCGGCATCGTAGTGGCGTTCGTGGTCGGCATCCCGCTGGCGATCGGCGCCTTCCTCTCCGGCATTTTTTGCGCGGTAGCCACCGGCTACCTGAAAGAGAACAGCCGGGTGAAAGAGGACACGGTGATGGGCATCGTCTTTTCCGGCATGTTCGCCTTCGGCCTGGTGCTGTTCTCGCGCATCGATACCGACCAGCACCTGAGCCACATCCTGTTCGGCAACATGCTGGGCATTACCGACGGCGAACTGAAACAAACCTTGCTGATCGCCGGCATCACCCTGGCGGTGGTGCTGCTCAAGCGCAAAGACTTCATGCTGTACTGCTTCGATCCGCACCATGCGCGGGTGATTGGCCTGCCGGTCAAGCTGCTGCACTACGGATTACTGTGCCTGCTGGCGATGACCATCGTTGCCTCGCTGCAGGCCGTGGGGGTGATCCTGGTGATCGCCATGCTGATCGCCCCCGGCATCATCGCCTTTATGCTGTGCCGCCGCTTCGACCGCATGCTGATGGTGGCGACGGTGGTGTCGGTGTTCTCCTGCGTGCTCGGCACCCTGGTCAGCTTCCACATCGACGGCGCCACCGGGCCCTGCATCGTCATCGTACAGGCCGCGCTGTTCGTTATCGCCTTGTTGTACAGCAAGCTGCGTCCGTTACAGGGTAACCCAAACGCCTCCATTGGCAGTTAA
- a CDS encoding fructosamine kinase family protein, which yields MWQAVSRLLSEHLGSAEIRERIELPGGDIHPAWRVSYGDNEVFVKCDAREQLPIFTAEADQLALLARSKSVRVPEVYGVGSDRDYSFLLLEYQQLKPLDAHGAYCLGQQLAHLHQWSEQPQFGLDFDSDLTTTPQPNAWQRRWSEFFAEQRIGWQLQLAAEKGMTFGDIDDIVDRVYLRLQHHQPQPSLLHGNLWPGNCAMTAHGPILFDPASYWGDRECDLAMLPLYPELPPQIYDGYQSVWPLGTGFIERQPLYQLYYLLNRSNLFGGQHLVAAQRAVEALLQPEAS from the coding sequence ATGTGGCAAGCCGTTAGCCGTCTGTTAAGTGAACATCTTGGCAGCGCAGAGATACGCGAAAGGATTGAACTGCCCGGGGGCGACATTCACCCGGCGTGGCGCGTGAGTTACGGTGACAACGAGGTGTTCGTGAAATGCGACGCCCGTGAACAACTGCCGATATTCACCGCCGAGGCCGATCAGCTGGCGTTGCTGGCGCGCAGCAAAAGCGTGCGGGTGCCGGAAGTGTACGGCGTCGGCAGCGATCGCGACTACAGCTTCCTGCTGCTGGAGTATCAGCAGCTGAAACCCCTCGACGCTCACGGCGCCTACTGCCTGGGGCAACAGCTGGCGCATTTGCACCAGTGGAGCGAGCAACCGCAGTTCGGTCTCGACTTCGACAGCGATCTGACCACCACCCCGCAACCCAACGCCTGGCAACGCCGCTGGTCGGAATTCTTCGCCGAGCAGCGCATCGGCTGGCAGCTGCAGCTGGCCGCGGAAAAAGGCATGACCTTCGGCGACATCGACGACATCGTCGATCGGGTGTATCTGCGCTTGCAGCACCACCAGCCGCAGCCTTCCCTGTTGCACGGCAACCTGTGGCCGGGCAACTGCGCGATGACCGCCCACGGGCCGATACTGTTCGATCCGGCCAGCTACTGGGGCGACAGAGAGTGCGATTTGGCGATGCTGCCGCTGTATCCGGAGCTGCCGCCGCAGATCTACGACGGCTATCAGAGCGTATGGCCGCTAGGAACCGGGTTTATCGAGCGCCAACCGCTGTATCAGCTGTACTACCTGCTCAACCGCAGCAACCTGTTCGGCGGCCAGCATTTGGTGGCTGCGCAACGTGCGGTGGAGGCACTGTTGCAGCCGGAAGCGTCATGA
- a CDS encoding YniB family protein: protein MTYQQAGRIAILKRILGWVVFIPALLSTLISVLGFIYQHSEKTKGINAVMLDFVHVMVDMVRFNTPFLNLFWYNSPVPDVDKSLFSGANLMFIIIYILIFVGLALQASGARMSRQVKFIREGLEDQMILEQAKGSEGHTRQQLEERITLPHHTIFLQYFPLYILPIVIAVIAWFVIRLLGQLAGAA, encoded by the coding sequence ATGACGTATCAACAGGCCGGGCGTATCGCCATTTTGAAACGCATTCTCGGATGGGTGGTTTTTATCCCGGCGTTGCTGTCGACGCTGATTTCCGTGCTGGGCTTTATCTATCAGCACAGTGAAAAAACCAAAGGCATCAACGCAGTGATGCTGGATTTTGTCCACGTGATGGTGGACATGGTGCGTTTCAATACGCCGTTCCTGAACCTTTTCTGGTACAACTCGCCGGTGCCGGACGTGGATAAAAGCCTGTTCAGCGGTGCCAATTTGATGTTCATCATCATCTATATATTGATCTTCGTCGGGCTGGCATTGCAGGCTTCCGGCGCGCGCATGTCGCGCCAGGTCAAGTTCATTCGCGAAGGACTGGAAGATCAGATGATCCTGGAGCAGGCCAAGGGCAGCGAAGGGCACACGCGTCAGCAACTGGAGGAACGCATCACGCTGCCGCACCACACCATTTTCCTGCAGTACTTTCCGCTGTACATCCTGCCGATCGTGATTGCGGTGATCGCCTGGTTCGTGATCCGCCTGTTGGGGCAGTTGGCCGGCGCGGCCTGA